In a genomic window of Stakelama saccharophila:
- a CDS encoding DUF5695 domain-containing protein codes for MKPSRIVIVATLIAATALAGPLPDAARSQDKPEKVFPPIAKTRRNLATFDITLRTDTQTLARLSPKNAPGFSFVPTDREAERAGNGYNHLGDLNLRIRSHGREWRDFASAHRRAPIRPLAATGKVIAAADITATMGDGFPLQVRRSWIADDDALVMRFAITNPTDRPIEIGALGMPMVFDNIIQDRSLEEAHAKASFADPYIGRDAGYLQVTRLNGKGPALLVLPEKGTPLEAYRPLRHARERGGNANIFTERTPRNQTSEGFYDWTVASKGFADREWKDAGRQWNAPTSIMLAPGATRSFGVRLVLSPGIRQIEDRLAAYGRPVAVGIPGYVVPTDMDASLFLKAPQKVAGFSSYPKGALTVTPARRRGPWRRYTVKSHGFGRARLTIDYADGSAQTVSYYITKPLDRTVADLGRFTTTEQWFDDKDDPFHRAPSILGYDDETGKILTQEERVWIAGMSDEGGAGGWVAAMMKQLDNPEPEEVAKLERLVDETVVGKLQVAEGKHAGGVKKSLFYYDPERFPGYYDPEANWKNWTAWPKKEADSLGRSFNYPHVAIGYWVLYRLARDHQGLVTAHPWRWYLDHAYQTIVAMMRDAPHYAQFGQMEGQVFVEILDDLRREGMTGEADSLEKLMKARVEHWTTLPYPFGSEMAWDSTGQPEVYAWMRYFGHQKLADETRDVILGYDPTIPSWGYNGNARRYWDFLYAGKYPRIERQIHHYGSTNNAIPLFQAYRQDPSDLYLLRVAYGGLMGGITNIDQKGFGSAAFHSWPDMMRWDPYTGDYGMGFFAHAYATATYMVNDPRFGWISFGGNLTRRGDTIHVVPKDSARSRFFIAPVTLWLTLDAGKFEAVDFDAATDTVTLTLAPATANTDTALLRVEQTADGAAYRLNGHQKVRGAYAIPLGATTTKIVLEPHSPAAK; via the coding sequence ATGAAACCGAGCCGTATTGTGATCGTCGCCACATTGATTGCTGCCACGGCCCTCGCCGGCCCGCTCCCCGACGCCGCACGTTCGCAGGACAAGCCCGAAAAGGTGTTCCCCCCGATTGCGAAGACGAGGCGCAATCTCGCGACGTTCGACATCACGCTGAGAACCGACACGCAGACGCTCGCGCGCTTGTCGCCCAAGAATGCGCCAGGGTTCAGCTTCGTCCCCACCGATCGCGAGGCCGAGCGTGCCGGCAACGGATACAACCATCTGGGCGATCTCAATCTGCGCATCCGCTCGCACGGGCGAGAGTGGCGGGACTTCGCGTCCGCCCATCGCCGCGCGCCGATCAGGCCGCTCGCAGCGACAGGCAAAGTCATCGCAGCCGCCGATATCACCGCAACGATGGGCGATGGATTTCCACTGCAGGTTCGCCGGTCCTGGATTGCCGACGACGACGCGCTCGTCATGCGTTTCGCCATCACCAATCCGACCGACCGTCCGATCGAAATCGGCGCGCTCGGGATGCCGATGGTGTTCGACAACATCATCCAGGACCGTTCGCTGGAGGAGGCGCATGCCAAGGCGAGCTTCGCAGATCCCTATATCGGGCGCGATGCCGGCTATCTTCAGGTCACCCGACTGAACGGCAAAGGGCCTGCGCTGCTGGTGCTGCCGGAAAAGGGAACGCCGCTCGAGGCCTATCGCCCGCTTCGCCATGCGCGAGAGCGCGGCGGCAACGCGAATATCTTCACCGAACGGACGCCGCGCAACCAGACTTCGGAAGGCTTTTACGACTGGACGGTCGCGAGCAAGGGCTTTGCCGATCGCGAATGGAAGGACGCAGGCCGCCAATGGAATGCGCCGACCAGCATCATGCTGGCGCCCGGTGCTACGCGCAGCTTCGGTGTTCGCCTTGTCCTGTCGCCTGGTATCCGCCAGATCGAGGATAGGCTCGCCGCCTATGGCCGCCCGGTCGCTGTTGGAATTCCGGGCTATGTCGTGCCGACCGACATGGACGCATCGCTGTTCCTGAAGGCTCCGCAAAAGGTTGCCGGCTTTTCCAGCTATCCAAAGGGCGCGCTCACGGTCACGCCCGCGCGGCGGCGCGGCCCCTGGCGACGCTATACGGTAAAGAGCCACGGTTTCGGGCGGGCGCGGCTGACGATCGACTATGCCGACGGCAGCGCGCAGACGGTCAGCTATTACATCACCAAGCCGCTCGACCGCACGGTCGCCGATCTGGGACGTTTCACCACGACCGAACAGTGGTTCGACGACAAGGACGATCCGTTCCACCGCGCGCCGTCCATCCTTGGTTATGACGACGAGACGGGCAAGATCCTGACGCAGGAGGAGCGCGTCTGGATCGCCGGCATGAGCGACGAGGGCGGCGCGGGCGGCTGGGTTGCAGCGATGATGAAGCAGCTCGACAATCCCGAACCGGAGGAAGTCGCGAAGCTCGAGAGACTTGTCGACGAGACCGTGGTCGGCAAGCTGCAGGTTGCCGAGGGCAAGCATGCGGGCGGGGTGAAGAAGAGCCTGTTCTATTACGACCCCGAGAGGTTTCCCGGCTATTACGACCCCGAGGCGAACTGGAAGAACTGGACCGCCTGGCCGAAGAAGGAAGCCGACAGTCTCGGCCGGTCGTTCAACTATCCCCATGTCGCGATCGGCTATTGGGTGCTCTATCGCCTCGCACGCGATCACCAGGGGCTGGTCACCGCGCATCCATGGCGCTGGTATCTAGACCACGCCTATCAGACGATCGTCGCGATGATGCGCGACGCTCCCCATTACGCGCAGTTCGGCCAGATGGAGGGTCAGGTCTTCGTCGAGATACTCGACGATCTCCGGCGCGAGGGGATGACGGGCGAGGCGGACAGTCTCGAGAAACTGATGAAGGCGCGGGTCGAGCACTGGACGACGCTCCCCTACCCCTTCGGCAGCGAGATGGCCTGGGATTCCACCGGCCAGCCCGAAGTCTATGCGTGGATGCGCTATTTCGGGCACCAGAAGCTCGCCGACGAAACGCGCGACGTGATCCTGGGCTACGATCCGACGATCCCGAGCTGGGGCTATAACGGCAATGCCCGCCGTTATTGGGACTTTCTCTATGCCGGCAAATATCCGCGCATCGAGCGGCAGATCCATCACTATGGATCGACCAACAATGCGATCCCGCTCTTCCAGGCATATCGGCAGGATCCGAGCGACCTCTATCTGTTGCGCGTCGCCTATGGCGGGTTGATGGGCGGGATCACCAATATCGACCAGAAGGGCTTCGGCTCGGCCGCCTTCCATAGCTGGCCGGACATGATGCGCTGGGATCCCTATACCGGCGATTACGGCATGGGGTTCTTCGCCCATGCTTATGCGACCGCGACCTATATGGTGAACGATCCGCGCTTCGGCTGGATCAGCTTCGGCGGCAATCTCACACGGCGCGGCGATACGATCCATGTCGTGCCGAAAGACAGCGCACGGTCACGCTTCTTCATCGCGCCTGTGACGCTATGGCTGACGCTCGACGCCGGCAAATTCGAAGCGGTTGATTTCGATGCCGCAACCGACACGGTGACGCTGACGCTCGCGCCTGCGACGGCGAACACCGACACGGCACTGCTCCGGGTCGAGCAGACCGCCGACGGCGCGGCCTACAGGCTGAACGGGCATCAGAAAGTGCGCGGCGCCTATGCGATTCCGCTGGGCGCCACGACCACCAAGATAGTGCTGGAGCCGCATTCGCCCGCGGCGAAGTGA
- a CDS encoding M24 family metallopeptidase yields MIGGSTPEAELSDLGPWPDEAPAITREERAVRLDRLRTLAGEAGADAVLVNVGPNLRYFAGISWQPSERLVAMLVPASGRPAMICPAFELGTLEADLAIDVDMRLWEEEEDPIALIADTLGAMGARTLAVDPLFPFQWAERLRAATPSRLVDGGPAIDRCRIIKSAAEIALLAQAKAMTLEVHRRTARILHPGIRASEVVRFIDAAHRALGAAGSSFCIVQFGHATAYPHGLPGDRALEDDQLVLVDTGCLVEGYHSDITRTYAYGNVGDAERDIWQIEAAAEQAAFDAVRPGRTCEEIDKAARDVIEKAGLGPGYRLPGLPHRTGHGIGLSIHEPAYLVPGDRTVLEPGMCFSDEPMLVVPERFGIRLEDHFHVTETGAAWFTEPQKSIDRPFD; encoded by the coding sequence ATGATCGGCGGATCGACGCCCGAAGCCGAACTGTCCGACCTCGGACCCTGGCCGGACGAGGCGCCGGCCATAACGCGAGAGGAACGCGCAGTCCGCCTCGACCGCCTGCGCACGCTCGCTGGCGAGGCCGGTGCCGATGCCGTGCTCGTCAATGTCGGCCCCAATCTGCGCTACTTTGCCGGCATATCCTGGCAACCGAGCGAGCGCCTGGTCGCCATGCTGGTGCCGGCCTCGGGCCGCCCGGCGATGATCTGCCCCGCCTTCGAACTCGGCACGCTCGAGGCTGATCTCGCGATCGATGTCGACATGCGGCTGTGGGAAGAGGAGGAGGACCCGATCGCGCTGATCGCCGATACGCTCGGCGCCATGGGCGCCCGGACACTGGCGGTCGATCCGCTGTTTCCCTTTCAATGGGCCGAACGCCTGCGCGCCGCAACGCCGAGCCGTCTCGTCGACGGAGGACCGGCGATCGATCGCTGCAGGATCATCAAGTCGGCGGCCGAAATCGCACTGCTGGCACAGGCCAAGGCGATGACGCTCGAAGTGCATCGGCGTACCGCGCGAATCCTGCACCCCGGCATCCGAGCGAGCGAGGTCGTGCGCTTCATCGACGCGGCGCACCGCGCGCTGGGCGCTGCCGGCTCCAGCTTCTGCATCGTGCAATTCGGTCATGCCACGGCCTATCCGCACGGCCTGCCCGGCGATCGGGCGCTGGAGGACGATCAACTCGTACTCGTCGACACGGGATGTCTGGTCGAGGGCTATCATTCGGACATCACCCGCACTTATGCCTATGGCAATGTCGGCGACGCGGAACGCGACATCTGGCAGATCGAGGCCGCCGCCGAACAGGCGGCATTCGATGCCGTACGGCCCGGCCGCACATGCGAGGAAATAGATAAGGCGGCGCGCGACGTGATCGAGAAGGCCGGACTGGGCCCCGGCTACCGCCTGCCCGGATTGCCGCACCGCACCGGGCACGGCATCGGCCTTTCGATCCACGAGCCCGCCTATCTGGTTCCCGGAGACCGGACCGTGCTCGAGCCCGGCATGTGTTTCTCGGACGAGCCGATGCTGGTCGTCCCCGAACGGTTCGGTATCCGGCTGGAGGATCATTTCCACGTCACGGAAACCGGCGCAGCCTGGTTTACCGAGCCCCAGAAGTCGATTGACCGACCGTTCGACTAG
- a CDS encoding Ldh family oxidoreductase → MTADTAIFLTFDALADLSRRILRHHGLGPNQIEAVTRTIVAGERDGCASHGAYRLIVCAATLATGKVIRDADPEVCDSAPGLARVDAGGGYAQLAFERGLPLLVEKAQAAGIAALAINNCVHFAALWPEIEAVTDQGLVALACTPSHAWVAPAGGRKPLFGTNPLAFGWPRPGPYPFVFDFATSAVARGEIELHCRSGRKIPTGWGIDREGNDTTDPAAALAGAMLTFGGHKGSALSAMIELIAGPLIGDMTSAESLTADEGAGSSPIGGELIVAIDPSGFLGDAAAQHMNRAEALFEGITAQGARLPSQRRFAAREQSQERGGVTLARTLHDDLLRLLD, encoded by the coding sequence ATGACCGCCGACACCGCAATCTTCCTCACCTTCGACGCGTTGGCAGACCTGTCCCGCCGCATCCTGCGGCATCACGGTCTTGGACCGAACCAGATCGAGGCAGTTACGCGCACCATCGTCGCCGGCGAGCGCGACGGATGCGCAAGTCATGGCGCTTATCGCCTGATCGTGTGCGCGGCGACGCTGGCAACCGGCAAAGTAATCCGCGATGCAGACCCAGAGGTCTGCGACTCCGCGCCAGGCTTGGCGCGGGTCGATGCCGGCGGGGGCTACGCCCAGCTCGCCTTCGAACGCGGGCTGCCCCTCCTGGTCGAAAAGGCGCAAGCCGCTGGCATCGCCGCGTTGGCGATCAACAATTGCGTGCATTTCGCCGCGCTCTGGCCGGAAATCGAGGCGGTTACCGACCAGGGTCTCGTCGCGCTCGCCTGCACACCCAGCCATGCCTGGGTCGCTCCCGCCGGCGGCCGCAAGCCGCTGTTCGGCACCAACCCGCTGGCATTCGGCTGGCCGAGGCCCGGCCCCTACCCGTTCGTCTTCGATTTCGCGACCAGCGCTGTCGCGCGCGGCGAAATCGAGTTGCACTGCCGTTCCGGTCGGAAAATCCCGACGGGCTGGGGCATCGACCGGGAAGGGAACGACACCACGGACCCGGCGGCCGCGCTCGCCGGGGCCATGCTGACCTTTGGCGGCCACAAGGGCTCGGCTCTCTCGGCGATGATCGAACTGATCGCCGGGCCGCTGATCGGCGACATGACCAGCGCGGAATCGCTTACTGCCGATGAAGGCGCCGGTTCGTCACCGATTGGCGGGGAATTGATCGTCGCCATCGACCCGTCCGGCTTTCTGGGCGATGCAGCGGCACAGCACATGAACCGAGCCGAGGCGCTGTTCGAGGGCATCACCGCTCAGGGCGCCCGCTTGCCTTCGCAGCGAAGATTCGCCGCGCGCGAGCAGTCCCAAGAGCGGGGCGGCGTGACGCTGGCTCGCACGCTGCATGACGATCTCCTCCGCCTGCTGGACTGA
- a CDS encoding glycoside hydrolase family 127 protein, which translates to MIVTTRRMLLIGAAASAMLARSGAALAVPPVSRLPGRAKPLPLSAVRLLPSDYATAVEVNRGYLMRLVPDRLLHNFRLYAGLKPKGEVYGGWESDTIAGHTLGHYLSALALMHAQTGDAEACERANYIVDELALAQDKRGTGYVGALQRKRKDGTVVDGEEIFTEIIKGDIRSGGFDLNGAWSPLYTVHKLFAGLLDVQALCGNDKAMKVAIALGGYFERVFAALDEDQMQEVLACEYGGLNESFAEMYARTRDKRWLRIAERIYDHKVLDPLVAREDKLANFHANTQVPKLIGLARLHELTGKEFQRVAPRYFWETVTRHHSYVIGGNADREYFSAPDTIAEHITEQTCEHCNTYNMLKLTEHLFGWNPDGALFDYYERAHLNHVMAAQNPRTAGFSYMTPLMTGSAREYSQPGEDAFWCCVGTGMESHAKHGEAIFWEGDGMLFVNLYIPAEASWKARGAELTLDTNYPFEPETRLTFDRLAKPGRFPVALRIPGWAGSAATVAVNGKPFAVTPDRGYAVVERQWKQGDTVAIVTPLDLRIEATPGDAKTIAVMRGPMVLAGDLGTKESDFEGTDPAMVGTDLLAGFAPLAADRGIYSAKGVIRPGDLKFVPFYSQYDRRSAVYFKRFTEPEWKQEEAAFLAAQARAKDIAARSVDVMHLGEMQPERDHELTSEISYPVTYRGRNGRDARSGGFFEFDMKVQPGPLILQATYWGGERSRDFDILVDDVKVATQHLEEDEPGEFVDVEYRLPEALTEGKDRVRVKFIPHAKSSAGPVFGVRIFTAKPAVTT; encoded by the coding sequence ATGATCGTGACCACCCGAAGAATGCTCCTGATCGGCGCCGCAGCCAGCGCCATGCTCGCGCGGAGCGGTGCCGCGCTCGCGGTGCCACCGGTATCGCGCCTGCCGGGCCGGGCCAAGCCGCTCCCGCTCTCGGCGGTGCGGTTGCTGCCGTCCGATTATGCGACCGCGGTCGAGGTCAATCGCGGCTATCTGATGCGGCTCGTGCCGGATCGGCTGCTGCATAATTTTCGGCTCTATGCGGGGTTGAAGCCCAAGGGCGAAGTCTATGGCGGTTGGGAAAGCGACACGATCGCAGGCCACACGCTGGGCCATTATCTCTCCGCGCTCGCGTTGATGCATGCCCAGACCGGCGATGCCGAGGCATGCGAACGCGCGAACTATATCGTCGACGAACTCGCGCTCGCGCAGGACAAGCGCGGCACCGGCTATGTCGGCGCGCTGCAGCGCAAGCGAAAGGACGGGACCGTCGTCGACGGGGAAGAGATCTTTACCGAGATCATCAAGGGCGACATTCGTTCGGGAGGCTTCGACCTCAACGGCGCATGGTCTCCGCTCTACACCGTTCACAAGCTCTTTGCCGGGCTGCTCGATGTCCAGGCGCTGTGCGGCAACGACAAGGCGATGAAGGTCGCGATTGCGCTCGGCGGCTATTTCGAGCGCGTGTTCGCCGCACTAGACGAAGACCAGATGCAGGAGGTGCTGGCCTGCGAATATGGCGGGCTGAACGAAAGCTTTGCCGAGATGTATGCGCGCACCCGCGACAAGCGCTGGCTGCGCATCGCCGAGCGCATCTACGATCACAAGGTGCTCGATCCGCTCGTCGCGCGCGAGGACAAGCTCGCCAATTTCCACGCCAACACGCAGGTGCCCAAGCTGATCGGCCTGGCGCGGCTGCACGAGCTAACCGGCAAGGAGTTCCAGCGCGTCGCCCCGCGCTACTTCTGGGAAACGGTGACGCGGCATCACAGCTACGTCATCGGCGGCAATGCCGACCGCGAATATTTCTCCGCGCCCGACACCATTGCCGAGCACATTACGGAGCAGACCTGCGAGCACTGCAATACGTACAACATGCTCAAGCTGACCGAGCATCTGTTCGGCTGGAATCCGGACGGTGCGCTGTTCGACTATTACGAGCGCGCGCACCTCAACCACGTGATGGCGGCGCAGAATCCGCGTACGGCCGGCTTCTCCTATATGACGCCGCTGATGACCGGTTCGGCTCGCGAGTATTCGCAGCCGGGCGAGGACGCTTTCTGGTGTTGCGTCGGCACGGGCATGGAGAGCCACGCCAAGCATGGCGAGGCGATCTTCTGGGAGGGCGACGGCATGCTGTTCGTCAATCTCTATATTCCCGCCGAAGCGAGCTGGAAGGCGCGCGGCGCCGAGCTGACGCTCGATACCAACTATCCCTTCGAACCGGAAACGCGCCTGACCTTCGACCGGCTGGCGAAGCCCGGCCGCTTCCCCGTTGCGCTACGCATTCCCGGCTGGGCGGGATCGGCGGCGACCGTTGCGGTCAACGGCAAGCCGTTCGCGGTGACGCCGGACCGCGGCTACGCAGTGGTCGAGCGGCAGTGGAAGCAGGGCGACACGGTGGCGATCGTGACTCCGCTCGACCTCCGGATCGAAGCGACGCCGGGCGATGCGAAGACCATTGCCGTAATGCGCGGGCCGATGGTGCTTGCGGGCGACCTCGGCACGAAGGAGAGTGACTTCGAAGGGACCGATCCCGCGATGGTCGGAACCGACCTGCTGGCCGGGTTCGCACCACTCGCCGCCGATCGTGGTATCTATTCGGCGAAGGGCGTCATTCGGCCGGGCGATCTCAAATTCGTACCCTTTTACAGCCAGTATGATCGCCGCAGCGCGGTCTATTTCAAGCGCTTCACCGAACCCGAATGGAAACAGGAGGAAGCGGCGTTCCTCGCTGCGCAGGCGCGCGCCAAGGATATCGCCGCGCGCTCGGTCGACGTCATGCACCTCGGCGAGATGCAGCCCGAGCGCGATCACGAACTGACTTCGGAGATATCCTATCCGGTCACCTATCGCGGGCGGAACGGCCGCGACGCGCGCTCGGGCGGCTTTTTCGAGTTCGACATGAAGGTGCAGCCCGGACCGCTGATCTTGCAGGCGACCTATTGGGGCGGTGAGCGCAGCCGCGACTTCGATATCCTCGTCGACGACGTGAAGGTCGCCACGCAGCATCTGGAAGAGGACGAGCCAGGCGAGTTCGTGGACGTCGAATATCGGCTGCCGGAAGCGTTGACGGAGGGCAAGGATCGGGTGCGGGTGAAGTTCATCCCGCACGCGAAAAGTTCCGCCGGCCCGGTGTTCGGCGTCCGCATCTTTACCGCCAAGCCTGCCGTTACGACTTGA